In a genomic window of Candidatus Deferrimicrobiaceae bacterium:
- a CDS encoding NAD(+)/NADH kinase, translating into MKCAGIIAKHTDPRAKKIVSDLTEWIEARGRRVVLDKETAALVQHGDAVPRSNLPDKCDFLIVIGGDGTLLSAARVVGISGKPILGVNLGSLGFMTAITLEELYPVLERIFHYDFAYDERMMLVAHVHRMGERVANYTVLNDVVVNKGALAKIIDIETTIDEMFLSSFKADGLIISTPTGSTGYSLAAQGPILYPTLRAIVITPICPHTLTNRPIVIPDDMEVRVKLRSRETDVFLTLDGQVGLGIRADDVIEVKKASAPLRFFRSPFKDYFAVLRTKLKWGER; encoded by the coding sequence ATGAAGTGCGCCGGCATCATCGCCAAGCACACCGATCCCCGGGCGAAGAAGATCGTTTCCGACCTGACCGAATGGATCGAGGCGCGCGGAAGACGCGTCGTGCTCGACAAGGAGACCGCCGCGCTCGTGCAGCACGGCGATGCCGTGCCCCGATCGAACCTCCCGGACAAGTGCGACTTTTTGATCGTCATCGGAGGCGACGGGACGCTTCTCTCCGCCGCGCGGGTCGTGGGAATCTCGGGGAAGCCGATTCTCGGGGTGAACCTCGGGTCGCTCGGGTTCATGACCGCGATCACCCTGGAGGAATTGTATCCGGTACTCGAGCGCATCTTCCACTACGACTTCGCCTACGACGAGCGGATGATGCTCGTCGCCCACGTGCACCGGATGGGGGAGCGGGTCGCCAACTACACGGTGCTGAACGATGTCGTCGTCAACAAGGGGGCGCTCGCCAAGATCATCGACATCGAGACCACGATCGATGAGATGTTCCTCTCGTCGTTCAAGGCGGACGGGCTGATCATCTCCACTCCCACCGGCTCGACGGGGTACTCCCTCGCCGCGCAGGGGCCGATTCTCTATCCGACGTTGCGCGCCATCGTCATCACCCCGATCTGTCCGCACACCCTTACGAACCGGCCGATCGTCATCCCCGACGACATGGAGGTCCGGGTGAAGCTGCGGTCCCGGGAGACCGACGTCTTCCTCACGCTGGACGGGCAGGTGGGACTCGGGATCCGGGCGGATGACGTGATCGAGGTGAAGAAGGCGTCCGCGCCGCTCCGCTTCTTCCGCTCCCCCTTCAAGGATTACTTCGCCGTTCTTCGGACAAAGCTCAAGTGGGGAGAGCGGTGA